The DNA window ATCAGCAGTCCCAGCATGGCAAAGATCAAACCGCTGGCTACGCCTGCGCCTAAAAGTTTAAGAGGATTACGTGGGGGCTTAGGTAAATACAGCGGTTCCGAGAGCATGATCGCAAAGCAGATGGCAATACAGATAGCCCCCACGTAAATTAAAATCTCCATCATGGCCACAAAAGGGCTGTTGAGATAAACAAAGAGACCCGCCACCCCAAACAGGGCCAAGGCCAGTCCTAAGACATTATGGAAGATATTGCGCGCCCCGACGGCAATCAGCGCACCGATAAAGGTAAGACCGACGACCCCCAAAAAACTGAGGGTGGCCATGCCTTCGGCGGAGAACAGGTCAATCATGAATCTCATGCTTTTTCCTCCGCAGGGGTAGATTCTGCTTCCTCTGGCTCGGGGGTGGGCACCGGCAGCGGCGGTAGTCCGACCGCAGCGCGGTCTTTATCCAGCCGGGCCAAAAGATCAATCACCATGTCTTCCCGTCGATAACCGGCCAGGCGATACTCGTTGGAAAACCTCAGGGCATGGGTCGGACAGACTTCGACGCAGAGGCCGCACAGGCTGCAATAGGAAAAATCAATCACATGTTTAACCGGCAGCTTCTTCTTTTTGACCTTGACCCCTTCCACCGTGATCAGGCTGGACGGACAGGTGCGGACACACATGCCGCAGGCGGTACAACTATGGGTGCCGGTCTCGGGGTCCATAATCAATTCGATGGGCCCCCGATATTTGGGCGACATGGTCAATCTTTCACGGGGGTACTGCACCGTGACGATGGGCTTGACAAAATAGCGGATGGTGACTGCCATCCCGGCCAGTAAGCTCCACAGCCCGACTAAAATTTCTCTACAATAGGCAACCATTGATCTAAACCTTGCGATAATTTACCGGCTTAGCTTTATCATTTAAAACAGCTTGATAGCCAGGGCAGTGACCAATAGATTGATGAATGCCAAGGGAATCAACACCTTCCAGGCAAAGGTAATCAGTTGATCGAACCGCAGCCGCGGGAAAGTCCATCTGAACCACATGATCAGAAAGATCATGGCGTAAACTTTGATCAGGAACCAGACCACCGGCGGTAAAAACCAACCCCGCCAACCTCCTAAAAAAAGGACGGTGGCCACGGCCGAGACCACAAACATATTGGTATATTCCGCCAGGAAAAACAGGCCAAAGCGCATGCCGCTATATTCGGTATGGAATCCGGCCACCAACTCTGATTCGGCCTCGGGAATATCAAAGGGGGCCCGGTTGGTTTCGGCCGTGGCACAGATGACATAAAGAATAAAGGCCACCGGTTGAATGACCACGAACCAGATATTTTCTTGGGCGGCGACGATATCAGATAGTTTGAAGGAGCCGACCATCAGAATAATGCTCATGGCGGTAATCAGCAAGGGGATTTCATAAGCAATATTCTGGGCTATGGATCGAATAGCACCAAATACTGAGTATTTATTATTGGAACTCCAGCCGGCCATAAGGATGGCCAACACCGTTAGGGTCGAAAAGGCGAAAATTAACAGGATGCCAACATTGAGGTCACGAATGATTAAGTTGGGCGAAAATGGAATAACCAGGAAGAGGACCAATACCGGGAGGAAAATAATAATTGGGGCCAGAAGGTAAATCGGCCGGTCGACATCTTCGGGGGTGATAAGCTCCTTGCCGATCAATTTGAGGGCATCGGCAACGGTCTGGAGGGCACCGTGATAACCGACCTCCATGGGGCCGGGTCGCAACTGGATATGGGCCGCGACCTTGCGTTCCATCCAGATCAGGAACAAGGCGTTAACCGAGACCAGGGCAATTACCCCTAAGAGCGCGATTATGATGCGAACCGCCTCTGATCCCCCTATCTGACATAACATTTCCATCACAGAACCACCTTGTGGCTTTTAACAGGCAGAAGGCCTGTGATCCATTTGCTTGAGCTTAGCGGTCGATCTCCGGGATAACTAAATCAAGCGAGCCCAGAATGGCAACCATGTCGGCCACCAACGTATCTTTAATGAGCTCCGATATAATACTCAGATTCGAAAAAGACGGCACCCGCAACTTGATCCGGTAGGGTTTGGTATCCCCTTTGCTGACTATATATGTACCAAACTCGCCGCGCGCCGACTCGACCGGGACATAGACCTCCCCTTCCGCCGGCTTCAAACGCTTGGGGACCTTTTCCGCCATGATCGGCCCATTGGGCAGCTTGTCCAGGGCCTGTTCAATAATCCTCAGGCTCTGCTCCATCTCCCGCAGGCGTACCACATAACGGTCCATGATGTCGCCCCGCTCGCCGGTGGGGATTTCAAAGTCAAACAGCGGATAGACCGAATACGGCTCGCTGCGGCGGATGTCATAGGGGATTCCGCTGCCCCGCAGACACGGGCCGGTAATCCCATATTTTAAGGCCTGCTCCGGAGTGATGATGCCTACCTCCCGGGTGCGATTGATGAAGATGACGTTTTTGGTAACCAGATCGTCGTAATCCTTCCACCGACTGCGCAAGCGGGTGACAAAGGCCCGGCAGCCAGCGATAAATTCGTCGTCAATGTCATCGCGCACGCCACCGAAACGGAAATAACAATAGGTCAAGCGGGAGCCAGTCACCCGGTCTAAAATGTCGACCACGTTCTCCCGATCATCGAAACAGTAGAGAAAGGGGGTAAAGGCTCCGAGGTCCAGGAGATAGGCCCCGAACCACAGCAGATGGCTGGCGATGCGGTTGAGTTCGGCAGTGATCACCCGGATGAATTCGGCCCGTTCCGGCACTTCAATCCCGGCCAGCCTTTCCACTGCCAGGCAATAACCGTGATTATAGGCCAGGGCATGCAAATAATCCACCCGGCCCATATTGGGCAGATACTGCTGATAGGTGCGCAGTTCCGCCATCTTTTCATGAGCCCGGTGTCCATAGCCAATGACCGGCTCGGAATTGGCAATGAATTCGCCGTCCATCTCCAGCAGAATGCGCAACACGCCATGCGTACTGGGATGTTGCGGGCCCAGATTCAGATAAAAGGTCTTTTCTTCAATACCCGATTCCAGCATCATCTCAACTACTCGCCACAAAATCTTTCAATAGTGGATGAAAATCGGCATCTTCGGGAAGGATCAGGCGCTTTAAATTCGGATGGCCCGCAAATATGATGCCGAACAGATCGAAGACCTCCCGTTCAAACCAATCAGCGCCGGGATAAAGGCTGCTGAGGGTGGGAACAGTTTTGCCTTTGCTCAAGGGAACATGCACCACCGTCCGGCACAATTCCGTAAAACAGGCAAAATGATAGACCACTTCAAAAGATTCGACCAGATCCAGCGCGGTGAGGGATTCCAGGAAGCATTGGTGCTCCAACATCGTCTGGGCGACGGACAGGATTTGGTCCGGCTGGGCGACGGCTTCGACGTGATAGCCGCTCTGGCGGTAATCCCCGGGCGCTACCCTTTCCAAATCCAGCCTCTTAAGGCTGTTGCTGATTTGCTCGGCTAACATTATCGGAATTTCCTTAACCGGCCGCGTTGGGTGATCTTCTCTTCCAACTGCAAAATTCCCTCAATCAAACCTTCCGGGCGGGGCGGACAGCCCGGCACATAAACATCTACCGGGATGATCAGATCAGCCCCGGGCACAATGGCATATTGGCCTTCATAATAGAAGGGCCCGCCCGAAATGGCGCAATTGCCCATGGCTATCACCCATTTGGGGGCCGCCATCTGGTCGTAGAGGCGCACAATCGCCGGACCCATTTTCCGGGAGATCGTCCCGGCGACGATCATCAGATCTGATTGCCGGGGCGACGGTCGAAAAACTCCGGCCCCGAAGCGGTCCAGATCAAAGCGGGCCGCGCCCGCGGCCATCATCTCAATGGCACAACAGGCCAACCCAAAGGTCATGGGCCAGAGGGAATTGGCCCGGCAGAGGTTCAAAACCTCTTCGAGAACCCCAAACTGAATCAGTGGCTCTCCGGTTTTCTTTTCCACCAGAAGACCCCCCTACACCAGGCGTAAACAATCACCAGGGATATAATGCTCACAAAGATGGCGATTTCAATCAGATCACGCCAGACATAGCCCTCCCCAAAGGCCAATAATACCGGAAACAAAAACAGCACATCCACATCAAAGGCCAAGAAGATTAAGGCAAATAGATAGTAAATAACCGCTACCTGGACCCAGGCGCTGCCCATGGCCGGGATGCCGCACTCATAGGTTTGATTACGGGCGGGACCAAAACTGCGGGGCGCCACCAGATGAGCGATAATTAGCGGCCCCAGGGCAAAGACCACTGCGACTAACAAAAAAATCAAGACATAAGCGAAATCGTGTAATACGGCCCAGTTATCCACCTGTTCCTCCTGAACCGGTTATCCAGGTGCTGTATAAAACTAACAGACCTAATAACAGGTAAGAGAAATCCTTGTCAAGTCTTTTTTTTCACAAAATTTAGCCATAGCCAATAAAGATAATAGATTATCTATATTTAGCAAAATTGGGTACAATAAGCCAGGTATGGCCGGGAATTCCTTGATTTTTTAAAAAGTATAATTTATTGAATATGTTATTCTATTACTCGACTCGGCAATGCTTCGGGGAAAAAACTCCAATGTTTCTGAGCCTGCAAGAGGCCCAGACCAGCGGATGAGTATTATCTCTAAATCTGTATGGAGACCATTCGCGAGGCAAGGGGTTATATTTCAGAAATACCCTACAGCAGGTGTCTAACGGTTCACAAAAAAATATTGACGAAGGCCAATACGCAACGGATAATATAAAAAACTGATGGAGTCGGGCATGCTTGTCGGAGAAGCCACCATGCTAGAATTCTCTGGTGCCATAGCGCAGACGCGTACTGTTATCCTGCCCTTTGGTGCCGTAGAAGAACACGGCCCCCACCTGCCGCTGAGTACCGATACCCTCCATGCCCTGGAACTGGCCCGTCAGGTAGGTAAACGAGTCCCGGTCCTGATAGCTCCGCCGATCCATTACGGCGTCTGTCGTTCCACCCGCGAACACCCGGGGACCATTGGCCTTTCCGGTGATACCTTGCGAGGCCTGGCCCGAGATCTGGGACGCGATTTTTATCGCCAGGGACTGCGGCATCTGATCATGCTTACCGGACATTGCGGCGGTACTCACATTGCCGCGCTAATCGAAGCCGGCGAAGCCTTGCTGACGGAACTGCCAGAGATTAAAATAGCTGTTGTCAATATCATTGATCTGGTGATCGAGGTTCTGAAAGAAAACCCGGATCTGGTCCAAACCAAAGGCGACTCTCATGCCGGGGAAGTGGAAACCGCATTGATGCAGGCCACCTATCCGCATCTAGTCAAGGGCACGGCCCCGGCGGAGTGGCCGCATTTTCCTAAATTTATCCTGGTACGTGATAAACGTCCCTACTGGCCCGGAGGGGTTTGGGGCAACCCAGAACTGGCCTCCCCGGAGCAGGGTCAGCAGATTTTGGCCCGGGAGGCGGATTATCTGGCGGAAATAGTTAAGTCCTTGGAAGGATTAACTGAATGACCAGCCAAAGAGGCAACCGGCGGATAAACTAAAACCCTTGATCAGGTCCAAGATAAAATAATAATATTTTAATTAATTTTTGTTGACAATTTTTTAATGTTCGGCTTATTATGGCTGGGTCAATTACAGGGACATATTGCGACAGGAGGGGAAAAATTTATGCCGAGGCAAAGGATAGAACAATTGGCCGATGAAATTTTAAGCTTGGATGAAGCAGACTTATCCGTAATACTGTCCCATTACAAAAAACGCATGGAAAATTTTCAGCCTACCCCGGATTGGGAGCGGTCTGTAATTGCCTTTTTTATCATCAACGCCGTGCGCGTCAAGAACAACCTCTTGAAGGGTTATATCCACCAGCAAAACTTCTCCCAGTGTAACCATGATTGTCCGTGCCGCACCCCTCGGCTCCGGGTAGTCAAATGACCAGCTAGTTGGTCCCCTTCTTGTTTATCTTTTTGGTCTGGCTGACCGATTTCGACACGGTTGCATCCCGGCGACGTCGATCTCTGCCTTTAAACAAGATTTTAATGGGAGCGTAGGGCAGCCCCAGCCTGGCCCGGAGTTGATTAATCAGATAACGCCGGTAGGACTCGGGAATGCCTTGAGGGTAATTAGTGAAAATCATGAAGGTTAAGGGCAGGGTTCCTACCTGGGTCAGATAATAGAACCTGACTGATCGGTGGCGATATCGTGGCGGGGAATGTTGCGTAACAATTTCTTTAAAAACCCGGTTCAATTCGCCGGTACCCAATTTAGCGCTGGATTGGGCGTAGATCTGGTTGATCAGGGGAAAAACCCGGTTTAAATTATAGCCGGTCGCCACTGAAATCGGGAGAATCGGGGCAAAAGACATGAATTCCAGGTCACTTGTCACCTGGTCCAGCAACCACTGCTGCTGTTTCGGTTGCCCAGCAATCAGATCCCATTTGTTGATGCCAATCACCGCCCCCTTGCCGGCCGTGGCAATTTGTCCGGCGATTTTTAGATCTTGTTCGGTTAATCCTTCCTGAGCCTCCAGCAACAGCAGGCCCACGTCGGCCCGCTCCAGGGCTCGAAAAGCCTGAAACACCATTCCTCGTTCCAGATGTTCCCAGATACGGCTTTTGCGTCGGATCCCAGCCGTATCAATAAGCACATACTTTTGGCCTTCCAATTCCAAGTGGGAGTCTATGGCATCCCGGGTAGTGCCCGGCAAAGGACTGATAACCAGACGTGCTTCACCCAAGAAACGATTGATGAATGAGGACTTGCCCACATTGGGTCGCCCCAGCACCGCTACGCGGATGCCAGCCTCGGTCTCGGAAACTTCCGGCCGTGGCGGCAGCAAATCTACCAAGGCTTCCAGCAGTGCGCTAATACCTTGTCCATGTTCGGCTGAGATAGGAAATAATGGACTCAGACCAAAACGGTAAAATTCGGAAAGACCAGCTTCCTGGCGGGGACCATCGATTTTGTTAACCACCAGCAGCAGAGGCTTTCCCGACCGGCGCAGGTACTCTGTAACCTGCTCGTCCCCTAACCGAGGTTCTTGACGGCCGTCCACCATAAACAGAATGACATCGGCTTCGGCTACCGCCATTTCTGCCTGGCGGCGGACCTGGTCTCCCAGTTCTTCTCGAACCCACTCAAAACCACCGGTGTCTACCAGAGTAAAGGTGTAGTCATCCCAGGTGACGGTGCCATAGTTGCGGTCCCGGGTCACCCCGGGACGGTTGTCGACCAGGGCCCGGCGACTGCGGGTCAGCCGGTTAAACAGGGTTGATTTACCGACATTGGCGCGACCGATAATAGCTACTAAGGGGTTCATCTCAAAATAAATTATACAGTCAATCCCATCTGCCGTCCACCTAACTCAGAGTAGCTGCTCACAGTTTCTGCATTAGCCATGGCTGATGAGATTGGGGGGGCAGGTGATGCCAGGGGAGTCAGGAAAGGTCTGACATCGCTGCGGCTTCAGTCTGAAAACCGCCCCAGGGCCGCTGACCAAAGTCGGGAAAATGGCGAAGCAAATCCTCTTTCAAGGGTATGGCATCGGGATAACGATCCTCTACCTTCTTGGCTAAACATTTGAGGATGATGGCTTCCAGTTCCTCCGGAATCTCAGGGT is part of the Deltaproteobacteria bacterium genome and encodes:
- a CDS encoding NADH-quinone oxidoreductase subunit J, with protein sequence MIDLFSAEGMATLSFLGVVGLTFIGALIAVGARNIFHNVLGLALALFGVAGLFVYLNSPFVAMMEILIYVGAICIAICFAIMLSEPLYLPKPPRNPLKLLGAGVASGLIFAMLGLLMKKTTWVPAAERSTDWSITTLGHFLLTKYALIFEVISLVLLVAMLGAIVTARDGRGS
- a CDS encoding NADH-quinone oxidoreductase subunit I produces the protein MVAYCREILVGLWSLLAGMAVTIRYFVKPIVTVQYPRERLTMSPKYRGPIELIMDPETGTHSCTACGMCVRTCPSSLITVEGVKVKKKKLPVKHVIDFSYCSLCGLCVEVCPTHALRFSNEYRLAGYRREDMVIDLLARLDKDRAAVGLPPLPVPTPEPEEAESTPAEEKA
- the nuoH gene encoding NADH-quinone oxidoreductase subunit NuoH; the encoded protein is MLCQIGGSEAVRIIIALLGVIALVSVNALFLIWMERKVAAHIQLRPGPMEVGYHGALQTVADALKLIGKELITPEDVDRPIYLLAPIIIFLPVLVLFLVIPFSPNLIIRDLNVGILLIFAFSTLTVLAILMAGWSSNNKYSVFGAIRSIAQNIAYEIPLLITAMSIILMVGSFKLSDIVAAQENIWFVVIQPVAFILYVICATAETNRAPFDIPEAESELVAGFHTEYSGMRFGLFFLAEYTNMFVVSAVATVLFLGGWRGWFLPPVVWFLIKVYAMIFLIMWFRWTFPRLRFDQLITFAWKVLIPLAFINLLVTALAIKLF
- a CDS encoding NADH-quinone oxidoreductase subunit D, whose amino-acid sequence is MMLESGIEEKTFYLNLGPQHPSTHGVLRILLEMDGEFIANSEPVIGYGHRAHEKMAELRTYQQYLPNMGRVDYLHALAYNHGYCLAVERLAGIEVPERAEFIRVITAELNRIASHLLWFGAYLLDLGAFTPFLYCFDDRENVVDILDRVTGSRLTYCYFRFGGVRDDIDDEFIAGCRAFVTRLRSRWKDYDDLVTKNVIFINRTREVGIITPEQALKYGITGPCLRGSGIPYDIRRSEPYSVYPLFDFEIPTGERGDIMDRYVVRLREMEQSLRIIEQALDKLPNGPIMAEKVPKRLKPAEGEVYVPVESARGEFGTYIVSKGDTKPYRIKLRVPSFSNLSIISELIKDTLVADMVAILGSLDLVIPEIDR
- a CDS encoding NADH-quinone oxidoreductase subunit C; this encodes MLAEQISNSLKRLDLERVAPGDYRQSGYHVEAVAQPDQILSVAQTMLEHQCFLESLTALDLVESFEVVYHFACFTELCRTVVHVPLSKGKTVPTLSSLYPGADWFEREVFDLFGIIFAGHPNLKRLILPEDADFHPLLKDFVASS
- the nuoB gene encoding NADH-quinone oxidoreductase subunit NuoB → MEKKTGEPLIQFGVLEEVLNLCRANSLWPMTFGLACCAIEMMAAGAARFDLDRFGAGVFRPSPRQSDLMIVAGTISRKMGPAIVRLYDQMAAPKWVIAMGNCAISGGPFYYEGQYAIVPGADLIIPVDVYVPGCPPRPEGLIEGILQLEEKITQRGRLRKFR
- a CDS encoding NADH-quinone oxidoreductase subunit A, yielding MDNWAVLHDFAYVLIFLLVAVVFALGPLIIAHLVAPRSFGPARNQTYECGIPAMGSAWVQVAVIYYLFALIFLAFDVDVLFLFPVLLAFGEGYVWRDLIEIAIFVSIISLVIVYAWCRGVFWWKRKPESH
- a CDS encoding creatininase family protein — translated: MLVGEATMLEFSGAIAQTRTVILPFGAVEEHGPHLPLSTDTLHALELARQVGKRVPVLIAPPIHYGVCRSTREHPGTIGLSGDTLRGLARDLGRDFYRQGLRHLIMLTGHCGGTHIAALIEAGEALLTELPEIKIAVVNIIDLVIEVLKENPDLVQTKGDSHAGEVETALMQATYPHLVKGTAPAEWPHFPKFILVRDKRPYWPGGVWGNPELASPEQGQQILAREADYLAEIVKSLEGLTE
- the der gene encoding ribosome biogenesis GTPase Der — protein: MNPLVAIIGRANVGKSTLFNRLTRSRRALVDNRPGVTRDRNYGTVTWDDYTFTLVDTGGFEWVREELGDQVRRQAEMAVAEADVILFMVDGRQEPRLGDEQVTEYLRRSGKPLLLVVNKIDGPRQEAGLSEFYRFGLSPLFPISAEHGQGISALLEALVDLLPPRPEVSETEAGIRVAVLGRPNVGKSSFINRFLGEARLVISPLPGTTRDAIDSHLELEGQKYVLIDTAGIRRKSRIWEHLERGMVFQAFRALERADVGLLLLEAQEGLTEQDLKIAGQIATAGKGAVIGINKWDLIAGQPKQQQWLLDQVTSDLEFMSFAPILPISVATGYNLNRVFPLINQIYAQSSAKLGTGELNRVFKEIVTQHSPPRYRHRSVRFYYLTQVGTLPLTFMIFTNYPQGIPESYRRYLINQLRARLGLPYAPIKILFKGRDRRRRDATVSKSVSQTKKINKKGTN